From the genome of Vitis riparia cultivar Riparia Gloire de Montpellier isolate 1030 chromosome 2, EGFV_Vit.rip_1.0, whole genome shotgun sequence:
AATGCATAAATTGATGCCTGATGGTACTAATTCTCGGTCATCAAGGAGAGGGGGTGGTTGTCGGCAGGAGAACGTCCAAGTGCAGCATCAGAACAACTTTGTTTTGGGCTTGGAAGCTCAAAATTGCAAGGGAGGATCTTTAGACAGGTTTGTAAAAAGGACAGCTAATTCTACTGCAAGGTCAGCAAAGAGAAAAAGCAGTAATGGGCAAGAGAACATCCTAGCACAACATCATGCTATCTTTGAATCAGGCATGAAAGCTCAGAATTGTAAAGTTGGATCTTTAGAGAAGTCTGTAAAAGGCAAAAAGAAGGTTGGTTCTGGTACGCATCCAACAAGGGGAGGACAGGGGAATGGCCAAGTGCAGCACCAGGACAACTTTGAAACAGGCTTGGAAGCTCAAAATTGCAATGATAGATCTCTGGAGATGTCTATAAAAAGCCACAGGACTGCTGGTTCCAGCATTCCATGTGAAGTCCCTAAAGATCAAGTTGACCAAGGTCAAGCTATTGGACCCTTGACATCAACTGAAAGGAACAAAGGAGAAATGTTGGATTTATCTGCTACAAGGCCAAACTTCTTGTCCAATCCCTCTGATCAAGTAGCTTCTTCGATGTATTTGACCTTACCTACTGTTCTACCTGAGCCCTGCTATGAAAACTACAGGCttgattcttccttttgcaaTTATATTCAACCAGGAATTGCTGGGAACAAAATGGCCATGACTTCAGAAAGATCAAATCTAGTACCTAGTGCAAGCTTTCATCGTGGAAACTTTTTAGGCATCCAGCAAGAAGAGAAAATCGGAAGTTTTTCTCAAATGGGGTCCAGAAATGTCAGTGGTATAGACCAAAATAGCATTCCAACTGCAAGTTTCAGTGCTGGGTTTCCCATTCCACTTCATCAGGGTTTGAATGGATATTTTAACATTCCAAATCAAGTTGGTCTGGAGAATCTACCCCGAGAGAATAACATATTGGGTCTAAGGATGAATGGAGGAGCCATAAGATTCTCTGCTGGAAGTAATGCTTTTCCAGAACATTTTGTTGCCAATAATTTGCGCAGCCATTTGAATTACAAAGCTGATGGTGGACTTATGGCATTTCAAACCCCAGACATCAAAGACAGTCATCTATTCCAAAACTAGTGTAATGGGGATGAACAAGAGATAGGAATCAGAATTCTTAATCAGATGCTTTCAAATAGAGCTTCTAATGCCTTGTTTCTTTgttcttgaaaagaaaagaatgactTAAAAAGCTCCAATTGAATAGctgtttcttctatatttgtTTGAATTGGGAACAGAGGTTCTAGTTTCATTGTTTTTACTGTGATTCTGTTCTTATTAAAGAGTTAGCATTTGTTGATTGCTTAGCCACTTTTTCAGTTTAGAGGGAAATGGCAGAAGAAGGTAACTGTGGCATAATCTAAGTAATATTGATTGTTTGTGAAGTTCGTTTCTATCTACAGTTCATAGAATGAGTTTACATGTCAGAAGTTGTGGGTGAGAGAAGTGGAAATGGCCAATCTGCCATCCAGGTATCTCCCTTTTTCCATTATGGGGTATCTGCAGTTACATTACAATGGCCTACTTTTCTTTATTCAGGTATGTTCCTTCTTATCAGAGAATAACCTTTTCTTAAATAGGTTAGAGCAGTGTAATGATGCATTGAAATCCACTTGGGTTTGTTTCATATACTCCTTTACAAATTTTAGGGCTTGGAAAATCTCCAAGCCAATAAGTAGATGCTTAAAATCTCTAGGCCAATAAATTGATGCTTGGGCTGTTTTGGGCAGATGGTTTTGCAGAATCCTCCTTCGTTCTTTATTTGTGTATTGAATGTGAATGGAATTAgtatctttcttcttttgtaTTGTTAAATGTAATTGAAATCAGTTTTTCCATTGGAGTTTTAACTAGCAATAAGATAACAAGTGtgcaagaaagaaattttaattcttttcccTACATTAGATTAGTTAGAACTTGTATATGAGCCAGTAATAGGAATCTCTTCACTAGAgtgattttctttaatgaaatgaTGTGTTCTTTCCATATTCTGTTAAATTGGCAATATAGggatgtttgaaaattaatttggttCGACAAGCATCTAGCTTGAAATCTTGGAAAATAAACTTTGTTTACTTCGTTTCCATGCTTGTGATAATGCCTGAGTTGTTAAGTCCATCTAAAGTAATCCGGAAAATGCCTAGGCAGCAGGGAAGCAAATAAGTGAGAACACAGAAGCTTCAACTCTTGAGTGGTTGCAAATTCAGCTAACATTCTGGGCAACATGGAAGTAAATGGGTAAGAAAGAGAACACAACAATCATTTGTAATTTCTGGTCTTGGACAAAGCTGTCTTTAGATGATGGGCATTTttctttaatcaactttttgaTTAGTAGGGGTCTAGGTGAGGGCAGATGTTGTTTTTTGTCGCCCCTCTTTACTTTTGGTTTTGCCATGCCTTTAGGATGACTTTGGGACcccctttttctctctctatatatatgcaCTTTtgtttttacctatcaaaaaaaagaaagagaacacAAGAAGCTTCAATAACAGAGGAGCtcgaagagaaaacaaaaatttgagtAATTCTGAAAAAGAAAGCTTTAGAGGCTAATAGCTTGATAATGCCTGAGAACCCTTTAACTCTTCTTGGAAGTCTTCGCTTATCATGAACTATTCAAGAGCTCCAAGTGTTTTTGCAGACTCCTAAAAATCTTGCAAGGTAAATTTCTACAAAACTTTGGAATATTCAAAGTACTTTCTATCTCCATATAGTTTCATAGGGCTTGCATCCTAATCTTGGAAAACTCCAAATAACTCTAAAAACTTCTAAAGATGTTCACAAAAGACCATCCAATGAAGGGCTTGAGCGGGTTTTCGAGTGTTCTGAGATGGTGTTTAGAATATCTCCCATCTATAAATATGGTCAATTTGATTCGGGTCTGTTAGGCTTGTGatttccttttggtttttgttcTATTCAGGCTGCCCAAGCCATTCTACTTGAGGAGTAATCCAAAGTGTTCTCACTGCGCACCTGTTGTTGAACATGCATCACTTTGTCTGTAATCCCCTCCACTGTGTTCTACTTTTGAACTGTCATCTGCATCTAGCCTCCTCAAAGGCTGAAGAGGCAGTTACAAGGATGgtatttgtccttttttttcttcacaggAATTGATTCAAGACCCACCACCAGATGGCTTCCACTGGCCACCCCATACTTTGAGACTGAGCATACGATAAGATGGGATTATTCTATctaaagaatgaaaagaaaacaaaagggtGATTCTATGCCACTCATTTCAAACACCCACCTGTGACTCATtttaccttcatttttttttttttacaaatagacaaaagaaaaaacagggCATTGAACAGGGCTCTTGTGATGATTGAAATGACTGCCCCCaacacataaaatatatataaaatttcctCACACTGAGATAGTGGATgattggaataattttttaaatagataaaaagcAAACAATTGTTAATAGTCCTATTAAGTGACATTGGTTCATGAAAAACTTATGCCTTCAAGTCATCCGATTGTGTTAAAATCTTAAGGTCCTTGAGGGCTTGGTATACTAAAAATCCAAGGGAGTGGTCACAATTCAAagaacaaattattatataaaccATGATATTGATAGGATTTGGTAACCATTTTGGAGGAGACAAGATCGAAGGAAATGGGCAAGTATACAAGGAGTTCAAAATCAAACACTATCatcttaatcaaaattttaaaagtatatattttcaagGGAAGAGTCAATGTTTTCAAACAGTCAGcagcaaaaaatatatatatttgacaatcaagatgcttaaaaaataagtacTTTCTAGAATGTGTTGGAAATTAGTGGTTAACACTGAATGGCAGATATAGAAcgttaaaagtaaaaaatgtgATAAGGAGAAAACAAATTTGTCTTTTCCCACCAATATTCCCAGAAAGAGGAGGAAAACCCCGAACCGGTCAGGGTggaaaacgacgtcgtttaggAGTGTCACAGTGTGTCTGGTAAATGTCACCTCTGCAACATCGCTTCCCAACAAAGTAGATCCATTGTTTGCTTatttttcatctcatttttatgcattttttttttttggttttgagcTCATACAAATCTCAGAGTGCACGGAACAGAAATCTTCTGTCTTTTTTGGTCTTTCTGTGTCTTTCTCTGTTATGCAGCGAAGGAAAGACCCATAAGGGCTCTTGATTCTCAGTGACGGAGGTAAATCTTTCCATGGATTTGCAGAGGCTTTGCTGCGTTATCCTTGCATTTGCTGTGGTTCTGTTCGTCTGTTTCTCTTCTTCCGTGACAGCTGGGGACATCGTGCACGATGACGACGCCGCCCCCAAGAAGCCTGGGTGTGAGAACGATTTTGTTTTGGTAAATCCAATTCTGATTTTCTCTTCGACCCAGTTGTTGCTTCTCTGGTTTCTTAAATGGGCGGCTTtgatttctttctaatttttatctttgttctttttttcttgtaatttcaattttgcctgttttggttgctgagaaaatggttgaaaaggAAGGAAGATGAAGTTTGATTTTACGCTTTTTGTTCATTTTGACCTCTGAAAGAAATGGAAGATTTAACTCAAGTCAAGTCAACTCAGGAAATTGTTGAATTGGGCTCCGTTTTTGATCGAAGGGAGCATTTGGGTTCTACTGTTGATAGTTTTATTATGAATGAAAAGAATGGTCCTTGCAGGATATACTCAACTGCTTCCACATCACTTTTCTCCTCCCTTTTATTCCTTTGGTGTATCCTGgagtttctatatttttctgATAGTCGAAGTTTGAGTTGTTTTGATTTATAGATTCTGAACTCAAACTGGTTTATTTGGCTATTATGGATTTGGAGGGAACAATTGGGCTTCCAGTGATTTTTCTCCTGCATTTTGcatttgattttatgttttttctgcCCTGTGGAAATTTGACAGAGTTTGGACTACTTTTTCCAGTATAATTGAGTTACCGGCCTGTTTATTTATCTGATTTAGTCTATCTTTTTGGTATGAAGATCAGTGTGGTATGAGCATACTTTTTAGCGAGCAAAGACTAAGAATGATAGAGTTAGGTCCACTTTCTTCATCATGATTGAGCTACCTATCATTTGGAATGACATCTTTCAATGTTTGGTGAAATATGCCTTTTAGC
Proteins encoded in this window:
- the LOC117926925 gene encoding uncharacterized protein LOC117926925; amino-acid sequence: MSEDLKFQQRWEFRRRDSEVDSSSDNSKSSSSGEPVLKKHKLVSSLISPENDETSGTPRSQAEGKSDRSSGDHFKIGKANKMQIGSSKRNNLDSKETKRDSFKKVNKKKSKSNACDPATLDDFKIFMESLLEDLKVARENLFVWMREEMHKLMPDGTNSRSSRRGGGCRQENVQVQHQNNFVLGLEAQNCKGGSLDRFVKRTANSTARSAKRKSSNGQENILAQHHAIFESGMKAQNCKVGSLEKSVKGKKKVGSGTHPTRGGQGNGQVQHQDNFETGLEAQNCNDRSLEMSIKSHRTAGSSIPCEVPKDQVDQGQAIGPLTSTERNKGEMLDLSATRPNFLSNPSDQVASSMYLTLPTVLPEPCYENYRLDSSFCNYIQPGIAGNKMAMTSERSNLVPSASFHRGNFLGIQQEEKIGSFSQMGSRNVSGIDQNSIPTASFSAGFPIPLHQGLNGYFNIPNQVGLENLPRENNILGLRMNGGAIRFSAGSNAFPEHFVANNLRSHLNYKADGGLMAFQTPDIKDSHLFQN